AAATCCATACTACTTTAGCATCTTCTAGTTAGTGATTGTGGTACTGAGGACTAGACATTTAATTCATTCCCTGAAATATAATGAAgtagttgaatttttttttttaataaaaaaaatgtggtgCTGCTTTCACACACCTTTTCATCTTTGATCAAAACTGATTTTCAACTTACATATCTGGTTCTTTGCTTTTTAGGTTTTGCGAGGGGATAATAGTGCTCTGGCTAGTGACATTCGGAAGGAAATGAAGGTAGGGATTCTGAATTTATTTCAAGCCTAACTTAGTAAACAAAATTTATCCATGTATGCAGTTTCTGTTATTGAAAAAATGATACTTTACTATAAGCGTTGTTAATTTTGTATAAGTTTTGAACTGATCAAAATATGTTTGTACAAGTTTTTAGACAAAAACTGTGGTATTCATTCCTTGAGAGAGACTTGGTATATCCTTGGGCCTGATTGGCTGTTGCATTGtatattattcttaaaaaaacgTATGTACAAGAAGCTAttccttctttatttatttatttattatttgttatggTTCATCTGGTTTTCTATTCTTTgctcaaatggcacttcctcTAATAAATGTAGGAgagtgaggttgtgggttcaaaatCCACTGGGTGGATGTTtaacttatcaataaaaaaaatgcaggaAATCTTCCTGCAAATTTATTATTCGAGCCAGAATTCATTTCGTGCTTTCTTATCAGTTACttttcttatattatattattatttaatgtttCAACTTGTCCTTGCTGTATTTCTTCAGGCCTTAAATGGGAAGCtgttaaaaacaaaagacaaaagcaCAAGGAGAGAAATTCAGAAGGAGCTTCGGACTCTTTCTAAAGAAGAGCGTAAAAGACAGCAACTGGCTGTTAAAGATGTAATTAAAAATGCTGATGTGGTGTTGACAACTTTGACTGGGGCATTATCCCACAAGTTGGATAACACTTCTTTTGACTTGGTGATCATTGATGAAGCTGCTCAGGCACTTGAGATAGCATGCTGGATAGCTCTACTAAAGGTAATGTTACACATATATGAACACCAAAACAAATGTATGCACTTCCACTAAAAATGCAGTTATGTGCACATGTTAAATTTGTGAATTTGATAATTTATGATGCACATGTTTAATGCTTATTATTGGTCTTTGGATACAGTTCTTTACCTGCTACTGTGAGAAATATTGGTCTTTAAAGATATCTAAATACAAAATGATATATTGAAAAATCTTTAATTGGGTATCAATTATCTTTGTTAcggattttaattgttttagaaAAAGGGACTTTAAAGGTATcagaaacaaactttttttttccctataaaaaAAGGGTTTGTTCTTTGGGTTTTCCAAAGTTGTTCTGTTTGAGATAAAGGAAACCCAATGtccaaagaagaaaagataataTTGATTATAATCCAGTTCAATCATACATATAGTGTGTAATTCTGAGCACCAGTTCACAATCTGAGTTAATTGTTTTAGGGTTCAAGATGTATACTTGCTGGTGATCATCTGCAGCTTCCTCCAACCATCCAAAGTGTTGAAGCTGAGAGGAAAGGTTTAGGAAGAACCCTCTTTGAACGACTTGCAGACATGTATGGAGATGAAGTTGTGTCAATGCTCACTGTCCAGTACCGTATGCATGAGCTTATTATGAATTGGTCATCTAAAGAGCTTTACAGCAGTAAGGTGCTCAGGTCATGTCTGGATGTTGGGTTGAGGAGTATTTTATCAATCatcaattatgaattttttatgtttgtgatATTTATAAGGGGGAATTACGGAATGAGTAATGCTATGAACACAACAAAAAGCCACAAGAATTTCAAAACATTCTCAAATTAgcatgccacatcattaaaaaaatttaaattggaGATTGTGGTGGGCCCATGTGTGAGTTGGCATGCTAATTTAGGAATGTTGTGAAACGATTGTGTCCATAGCATTATTCTTATGGAATACCTAATTGTGATTAGGGCTACTTTTATTTTGTCGCAATAAAAATTCAAGGTCTACTCTAGCCCCATTGTGCTTTGGACTAGTGTGAAATTGTTAGCTTTTCAGTTGTAATAACTGAAAAACAGCATTTGAGAACCACATGCCTTTTAAGCCAATCATTGAGTGGCACATGTCCATAATTTTGCATCCTAAAGGACCTAAACCTCTACCACCATGGATGATGTCCATGGGACCAAATCCCTTGCCCTCCGTTGCCTACCCTCTCTTTACTCCAAATTCTAACCCCTTACTTCTCTCCACTTAACGCTTCACTCCTATCACCATGTCACCTCCAAACTCCTCATCAAGGTCTACGTTACCCGTTACCCCTTTGTGTGTGGATGATTTTGGGTGGTCAGATATGGGTTTATGGTGGTTGGTAGTGGGTTTGGGAGGGAAGATTTTGTGGTTTGTCATGTGCTATATGTGCAAAAGTAAGTTGATGAATTCACTTTAATCCAACCCATAGGGAGGTTTATTGTAGGTTTTGAAGTCATGGATGTAATGTAAAATAGGCTCAAAGCACAGGTATTGTATAATTTCCCCCATTCATAAAGAAAGAACCCCTCCAACCTTCCCTAcccaacccacaaaaaaaaaaaaaaaaaaatgtattgaatGTATGTGTATTGAATGGTTCCCTCCTATTTTTCAGGTTAAAGCCCATCCGTGTGTTGCTGCGCATATGCTTTTTGATCTTGAGGGTGTGAAGAGGACCACTTCGACAGAACCAACCCTTCTTCTCATAGACATAGCTGGGTATGCAGTCTATTGTTATCACATGCTGAATAATGTATCTGGTTTTCACAGTTGTTGCTTAGGATATCCCAGTTGGGAGTATGGAACAGCATTGAATGGTTTCACGCTTTTTCTGCTTAAAATTTGGAgtcatgtgaatcctaaacaatTCTACGAAAATCAGAAGAGAGAGCTGTATCAACAAAATGCTTTTCATATAACAATTGTAACCAGTTCATAAATATCCGATTCAGGTGTGATATGGAAGAGAAGAAGGATGAAGAAGATAGCACATTGAATGAGGGTGAAGCTGAGGTTGCTATGGCCCATGCAAAGAGACTTGTTCAAAGTGGAGTCCAGGCTTCTGATATTGGAATTATCACCCCTTATGCTGCACAGGTATATAAGTTTCTTTTGTGGGCTTTTGGGTAAATTCTGCTGGTCACAAGCCTCATGGCTTAATAGGCGCCTCCTAGTGTTTCCAATGGCGCTCATGTGCATTAAAAATACACATACGTACATATTCATACATACAGATAAATCTACTTAATAAGAACATTCTGACCAATAGCAACTAAAGAGATAGTTCTTTTGCAATGCTTCAAAGACCATGGAAAGAGCAAATAAGAGGACTTTGAAGAGCCAGCTAAGTGTATTACTCCAATATCAACTCTAGAGGAACCAAATTACAACAAACTGCCAAATCCCCCAGCAGACCTTAAAATGTACTTTGAATTTCTCAATGCAAAGTCGGCAGATGCAAAGCCAACTCCATTCTCAAGCTTCTTTGTTAGAGATGGTTTTTCCTAAAAACATGAAATTCTTCCAAAGAGCTCAAAAATGTCAAAGGCAAAAATGTACATGACATATTCAAAAGAAgcacataaatttttttccattctctCAACAAAAGTAACATTTCATTTATAAAGCAATGTAAGCATGCATGCAGTGATACAGGGAAAGAGGATGGGTTCAATTTAATGCTCTTATAGCAGTTGAGAGGCCATATCTTATCTGATGCAGGACAGCCTAGGCTTTCCACCTAGATTAATCCCACAATAAACGTTAGGTTTCACCACCTAAGATTGTTTGGATTTACCACCAAACGCAATGCAAACTTTGCGTGAATAATgactaaataatattaataagtgtCTAAAAGTCtgattataaaataaatcatcTGGAGCTTTATATAGAGCTTCTAGGAATCTCAAGAGATAAAGATACTCAAATACTAATCTAAACTAATCCTTTTCTAAGGATATGCAATTCAATCCCTATCATAActcaaactaaataaataaaaacattaaaatttaaaattatccaataaaaatcaaaatgaaatattGAGATAGTTTCTGGTTATGCTCCTGCAATTGATCTTTAAGAATATTGATTGAAATTTTGAGGCACAATCTAACAAATCCAATCTTCCCAGAAACAGAAGCATGTGAAATCAACGATAAGTCACTAAACAATTGAACTGGCAGAGTATCGTCATGAGGACTAGACAATATGTTGTGTAGGCTTGAACTTagtcatcaacaaaaaaaaaatgttttctcttATTAGAATGCTAAGAACTTTGGATATATGGCCAGTGTCAAtggaaaaattctaaacaaaaggTTCTTTCTAGTTCCTATATAGCCCTACGGACTTTAGAATCTACAGATTACATATAAAATGGTGCACCTTGAGTTAAATATTTCATTCTTTCAAATAGATGTGGGTGTGGTACTTCAAATAGATCTGAAGCTTAAGATCTCTGTGGTTCCAATTTCTAGTCAGTCCTATAACAATAAATTTCAGAAGCCAAATCTAGTCACTAAAAAGGCCTCTTTGGATAACCCAATGAACTAATGGAACATGAAAAGCTATCAAAATCATAATTGTAGAAATTCCATgaattctcaaataaaaaataaaacccatatCTCAAATTTTCAACTTTGTACATGAACGTGTCCATgtcataataaaagaaaaaaaaaaaaaaaaacaatagctGCACATGTCTAACACAGTTCTGAATTGAAAGAATAGAAcccatatatgatatatcataACAGCATTTTGGAgaagagattttattttttatttatttttttccctttcagagAACTCCATGTCTTTCAAACTAAATTCCAATCATCAAATCTATTACTCATTAATAACGTATTTAGTAATGCAGGTTGTGTTACTGAAGATGTTGAGAAGCAATGAAGACAAATTGAGGGAAGTGGAAATCTCAACAGTTGATGGCTTCCAAGGACGAGAAAAGGAAGCTATTATTATTTCGATGGTTCGATCGAACTCAAAGAAGGAGGTACTTAAAGCACCTCCATTACTATTATATATtcatttctttaaaatatttaggctaaaatactttttttaattggtttgtTATGCATGTAGTGGGTTTTAAACCTATAACCTCACTCTTCAACTATTTTTATGGGAGAAATAGGTTTCATTTGAGTTAGATCTCATTGGCACATAATCTAGATTACATTTTACTCCCTCAAACTTTAGTGTCACTATTATTTTGGTtccttaagttttaaaacttgCAATTAACCCTTTATATTGTCAAATGGTTATCAATATGGCTCTTCCATATTGAAATATCTGCATTTGGGTTATAGATTTAAAACTACAGCAATTTGGAAACCATATCGGAGAAGGAAATGCGAAATTAACGGGGTGGAAGAGCATGCTTTCAAGTCTATGCTTTCAAGTCTACCTATGACATGAATACGACATGGATACGACTAGGCTATGCGGATTGAAAAGTTGCAAATAGATTTTTAATGGGGTTGTTTAGGAGATGCATGTAAATTCCATCTTGTTAATTGGAAGAAGATTTGTGAACTGTATTGGAGGATTGGGCATGAGGATTTTGGTGTCTTTCAACCAAGCATTATTGGGTAAATGACTTTGGCTGTTTGTCATGGAGAGAGATGCTCGTTGAAGGAATGTAATGCCAAAAAAATATGGTTGTGAGTGGAGTGGCTGGTGTCTGATGGCGAGTAATGGTCCTTAAAGCATTTGCCTTTGGAAGCATATCAGAATGGGCTGGGGTATTTTTTCTAACTTCATCAACTTTGAGGTTGGTGCTggtactaatttttgtttttgtcatgACTGGTGTTGTGGGGATGGGATTCTTAAGGATACTTTCCCAGATTTATATAAGGAGGCCTTTCTGGTAAATTATGTGCTGTAATGTAGATACCACCTTGAGTTTGCTTTCTTTTCATGGATTGCTGCTTAGGGGAAAATTCTGATTATTGATAGTTTGTGGAAGAGATGCATTATTGTGATAGAATGGTGTTATATGTGCCCCCTGGTGGGTGGGGTCAATTGCTCATAGGAGTTTGATTTACAATGAGGGTTGTTGTACAGTATGCTTTGCGATGTGCGACTAATCTAAGTGGGGAAATTGTGGATGGACCATCTACTTGGCTACAAAGTTGTGGACCATGGTATTGGGCTTGTTTGGTGTTCAATGGGTTTTGCCAGAGTTATCTTCTTGGCAAGGTCAGTTTGTAGccattgaaatataaaaatttggaaaGCGGTTCCTCATTGCCTATTGGAAGTCTTGAGGGACGCGAATAGACTTTTCctgagttgaatttttttttttttttttttttttttccttgtgttttttgttttaaattattgtttggtTGGATGTCATCtttgtattcattttcttttacttttctcttAGATCTAATTGATTATTGTACTTTGAGAGTTTGATTGTGATGCACCCATAATATACACTCCCTGTCTACTTTGgctatattttttcaataaaattatgttatttaaaaaaaaaaaaggtcaccTTCACTGGGATGCCACTTTAATAAGAGCTATCCAGGATTGGGAGATGAATGCCCTAACCAATTTCCTAAAATCTCATTTACtccacaaaggttaaaaaagaTGTTGAAGAGACCAGatttatttgaggtaaaaccTTTCTATAGAGTACTATGTGCTGAAGTTGTGAAGCCTTTTCCGTGAAAAGGTATTTGGAGGGTTAAAGCCCCTATAAAAGTAGCATTTTACTTGCACAGTGACCTTCGGGAAATTTTTGACAATAGATAGCTTATGAAGATGAAATATAATTGTTATGAAATGTTGTATGTACAAGAAGGATGGAGAATCAGTTGATTATTTACCTCTACACTACATTATTGATTGAGAGTTGCAGTCTCTAGTATCATGTATTTTTGGGGTGTTGTGTCATGCCTGGGAGGGTAATTCATATGCTGGCTTCTTGGAAGAAGAGGTTTGCTTGACATCAGAAAGGTGATATTTGGAATGTGATCCCCCTGTGCTTGATGGGGACCATATGGACAGAACAAAATAGCTGGATGTTTGAAGGAACTGAACGAACCGTGAGAAATCTTAAAATGATCTTCTTCCCTGTATGATTGGATGTCTATTTCATTCTTTCTCTAATTTACTCTAGTTCTTAGattattgtaattttagttGATTTGTATTTCCTTGAGTACAAAACCTGTGTACTTGGATGTAATTTTTGTCttacttttaataaaatttcttacttataaaaagaaaagaaaagaaatggccCTTCTGTATGGTTCAAGTGATTGGTGACTGTTAACTATCCCTAAGCAATGTCTTTTAGTTTGAAACtcgggaaaaaaaatttgaacaaaatgaTGTCATTTAGGGGTAATTAATGGTTAACAATTAACAACGCTTGATGGAAGGGCCACATTGACATCAATTCGAATGTtcttttttgaaacttgagagaCCAAAATGGCGATGACATTGCAGTTGgagtgaaataattttagtttatatggTAGAAATTCCATTTACTATCAAGATTGTAGAATGGAAAGAAattgaactattttttttccaaaatatttcaGGTGGGATTTTTGAGTGACCACAGGCGAATGAATGTGGCTGTGACACGGGCTAGAAGACAATGCTGCCTTGTCTGTGACACTGAGACAGTAAGTAGTGATGGATTCTTAAAGCGATTAATTGAGTACTTTGAGGAGCATGCTGAGTATCTAAGTGCTTCAGAGTATCAAAATGAATAAGCAAAGATACCTAGGTAAGGTGGctctttgctttttatttttatttttttggggtgtaTCAATCTATTGGTTGTGTTTTGTGGTACAAAAGAGTTGATCTGGGATACTCTTTTTAAGACCTGTCACCACATTCTTTTTTGTGGCGTACAGAAATGAGAAAAGCAGAAGAATGGTTTGGAGAGAAGTATGGTGGTATAGCAGATTGGAGGTGTGTTGTTGTTGAAGGTGATGCAGGGCCTCATTTTTGGTTCATTtcactaaaaaatcctaagttGGTCTGAGTATTGAAGACGTAAAAGGCTTTTTTGTATTGGGCTGGGACCAGTTGAATTTCCATTATGTAAAAGTCGATATGAATGGGCCTGCAAAATACTTTGTTTACGTagcaaagaatgaagaaatgTGGGTTTGTGCCTATCCTTTCCGAGTCCTTTTGTTACAAGTAatgtataattttctttttgttattaataaaaaCTACTATCGCTtttcatcaaaagaaaaaaaaaaaaaaaaagataagtagGTGCAAAATCCTACTAAATGAGATCAAGTTGCGGACTGTTTAAAAGATTTTTATGGTAATGCTTGAACCTCCTCATTTAAAATgggtgaaaactgaaaactgaagaTATGGATGTGTGACAACTATATTCATAATTACCTAGTAATTGTAAAAAGCCTACAGGAATTTTTCACTAAAAGTTTCGcctttttaatataatattaccTTTTCTTAGTGTCCACGAATGTGTCACGTTAGAAAgctttgcttttttgtttttgagttttggccTATAGCATCCACAGTagatgttgtaaaaaaaatgccattttgacacaccaaaagatattttattattttaccacatcattttacaatatctcatttattaGATATtctatcattcaattctatacattaaaataatatttattacacattaaaataatataatatctCCTCTTTGTCATcaccatcaacaacaacaacggcaCATCGACCACTGTCGTAACAACAACCACCAACAACCACTGTCACAACAACACTGACCAGTCACTACCGACACAACCATCACTTTGCCACAACGCATGCCCAGCAAGGTAGCAACCACCACCATCAATTCATCATTtcatcaaacaaacatcaacAGCAACCTTCGTCGATCTAGCCACCGTTTCAAGCAGACaaacaccaacaacaaccaTCACCGATCCAGCCACCAAGAaaccacaaacccacaaacccatcAAAACCCACTCACCTCTATCGTGAGTCTATGACCCACCTCACCATGGCCTAGGTTGCCGCGACCCACATCACAACGACCCACCTCACCGCACCCACCACGCCGCCATACCCACGACCCACACCGTCACCTAACCCACGCCGAAGCCCACGCTCGAATATACCTACATAGGAACCTATCCTTCACTAAAGAGAGGGCAATTagatagagagggaggagagagagCAGGATTCGGAGAAGTAATGGAGTGGCTTAGAGTGGgatgagaggaagaagaaaagaggatGGCCAGTGACAAAGATGGAGTGgcggagaaagaaaaaagaaaaagagagagagagagaagagagaaagtcaaaaaggatgagagagaatgaataaaaaactttttttttttttttttagcattctcATCTGTACCGTTGTAAAATGCAATGGTACTATTCATATAtagcaaaaattatgagatttagaacatctgataaatgaggttttttatgtttagtgtgccaaatgtgccaaatatttggcatttggcacgtTTAACACATCTagtgtggatgctctaagagtGAACTTCATTGCTCAGTTTTTATCGTTTATTGACACAGTTTTTATACTTTTAGCAGACCTGATCATTGTATATTGAATTCCTGAATATTTAATTGGCAACTACCTGGGCAAATAAGACTGATTTCTATGCGTAAGCCAAACTTTTCTCTTCTTGGTTCCTTTTTCGTACAAACCTTACAATCGATTGtgttacataaaaattaaatgtatTAGTCCTAATATCTCAACTAATtaaaaatgttgacatatatttttgcacttataggTAATTACAATGTTCATCCATAAATTCTAACTTATAAAGTAGTATGTATTCTAAGATCAATATTGTGGTTTGCATTTTAAAGTAACTTATGAGTCAGCACCCTAATGAATTTATTCGATAAACCTACATCGATCTAAGTTGATGGTTTTGCCAAATTCTACCCACCATCCAATGGTGCCGATTTTGACTCTAGAAATTCTGTGGATTTTGGCTTGGATCTACGGTGAGATTCTACACATTGAAACCATCCAACATTCTCTAAATATGCAAAATCTTAATAGCGTCTACCACCCAAGACATCCTTTAAATCACATTTacgatgagagagagagagagaacacccCTTCTCCCGAAGTTACGAGGGTCGTTTTGCTGAGTTCCTTCGTCATGGTTCTCTCAAGCGCCCTAATATACTCTCTCATTCACCTATGTCAGTTTGGGGTACGGTCAGTTCACTGGGAAGATCACTCCCCCCAAATTTGATGTATCAATCAAACTAGTTTTGGTGACCAAGACCAAGGTATCTCACAATCTTGCCTTTGATGCCCAACCTCAATTCCACCAATCAAGATGAACCTCCCCAGTGTCATGATTGCATAAGTACCTCAGCGTCAATGGCGTCCTTTTCCATCCAATAGATTTAGTTCAGTGATAATTTTCCTCTACAccctaattaaattttaaactaattaatttCACCATTAATTTAGTGCATTCattcataaattaataaaatgcaaaacttaAAATCAATTTATGTCACATGAAAATTAAGTATATTAGTCATATTATTAACTGAATAGTAGGTATTTGCAAAACCAAATTACAAAagcttaattagtaatttttatatctccaaaaaaaaaaatatatatatatatatatatatataaatgttttactgattttaaatataaaaagtccacttttaacattttttgccTTATGCCTTTATACCCTAGGGGAATGGTCTTAGATAGGATGGGATATTTGGACAAAGAATTTGTTAAACAAGCATAATTTTATACCATGGGACTTACATCCCATCATTTATATTAAACTCTATACTTAAGAAATATTAAGGACAAAATaggaattaaataaaaaaaatacatgaaactTGAATCCCTTCCTTTCTATATTTTCCCAAAGtagatgaattaaaaaatattatatggaATGGTTAGAAAGAACTCCAAacctttctaaaaaaaaaaaaaaaaaaaaaaaaaaaaagaactccaAACCCCTTCAAAGtctaaaaagaatataaaaatggGAGAATTAAATTCCCATCCTCATTTCCCTAATCTCTAGTGAAGAGGATAAAAATTAAGGTTGACGGATCCGTTCAAATAAACTTGATGGTACTAAATTAATAGGTTATCAAAAATAAGATAACGAATTGAGGTACAGGACAGAGAAATCACGTGACGGATGATCCTCCTATATGGACGGATTCTAGGTACATGGGCCAGAGGCCGACGGATACCGAGGCCACATGGAACCCGCATGGCTTAAGTAAACTCCAAGGAATCCTAAATGGAAATATCTTGCGCCCTACGATAGCCCCTGTTCAATCAAGTCCTTATATGGGAAGAATTCCGCAAAATATGTACATTTATTAGGATCTTTTCTATAAGGAAAGATCTTTCTGCCCAAGAAATAGGAGTCagttctacactactataaaaaccccaagcCCTCATAAACAAGGTATGCAAAAAATTTACCCCTACTCTAGCattctagagttgtgaaagttctctaacttaactTTCAGAGAgtctttggccggtaccacactgGTGTTTTCTATagggtttttcttcttctttgttgtgcAAGTTTTGTTTAGAGCATGTGAGGCTATGCGGCTTACTGGtgattttcggcatcatcagttggcgccatctgtgggaagaaTAGATAGGAAGTAAGCCATACTATTGCTTCCCAGATGAAAAGTTGCATGGTACCTACTCGCTCGATGGCGACCACCAATAACAATCAAGGGGACGAACCGCACACCACcgcccttgagagacaggttcAAACTCTCGTAGCAGCAGTAGAACACTTCACCAAGCAAAATCATAACTTAAAGGAGCAATAACGCCAAAAAAATGCAGCACTTAACACCTAGGAGGAGGACCAGGAAGGCACCAACACCAAGAGAAGGAACTAGGAGGGGCCGGAAGGCAGCAACACCCTAAGCAGACAAAAGCGATAGGATACAAGCTGTCCATCCGCCGCAGATATTGCTCCATCGTACATGGTTGCggagatgcagatgatgaaggaaCTAAAGGACTTCATGATGATGCCCTCAGAGGACGGGTGTCCAGCGACCTCAATGAGTTAGTCCATCGGATAGACTTGCCTTTCCACCGAAATTTCGTATGCCACAAGTACATGACAGGttaaaggtttagatcatctGGAGTCATTCAAAACCCTCATTCACTTACAAGGCGTCGCGGACGAAATCATGTGCTGAGCCTTCCCGACTACACTGAAAGGTCCTGCAAGGGTATGGTTCAGTAGGCTAATGCCCAACTCCATCAGTACCTTTAAGGAGCTAAGCATGCAATTTGCTTTGCATTTTATAGGGGGCACAAGTATAAGAAGTCTACGACGTGCCTAATGACCATCAAGCAGTGGGAGGAAGAAAAGTTGAGATCCTATATAACCCATTTTAACAAGGAGGCTCTTTTGATTGATGCATTTACCAATGGGTTACGGAAGAGTaagtttctattttctttatacaaaaacgacccaaaaacaATGTTAGATGTACTTTACAGGGCtaccaagtacatgaatgcagaagacgcGTTGTTGGCCTGAGAAGAGAAGCCCAAGAAGAGGGAGAGACCAGAGGATAAGCAACAAGATAAGGGACGGAAGATGGCTAGGATAGGAGACCGATAGGAGGACAGGCACTCCAAACCCCCCACTAGGAGGTTCACAAGTTTTACCCGACTAACTACCCTGATCGACCAATTCCTAATACAGATCAAGGACGAAGGAGCCTTAACATTTCCTGGTAAGCTGAAGGGAGATCCTAGTAAAAGGCCTAGGGACAAGTACTACTGTTTCCACCGTGATCATGGTCATGATACGTACGACTGCTATGACCTAAAGAAGTAGATAAAAGCtcttattagacaaggaaacTACAAAGGTTCGTTAGCAAAGAGAGGACAGACCCACCACAGGAGCAAACTACCCAG
The sequence above is drawn from the Quercus robur chromosome 7, dhQueRobu3.1, whole genome shotgun sequence genome and encodes:
- the LOC126692996 gene encoding uncharacterized protein LOC126692996 isoform X1 produces the protein MEGGNTKKKSSPLTLQQFVSITAPLLDLEKEAEISASISTGASRNVETAQKKGSTILNLKCVDAQTGLMGKTLLEFQSTKGDVLPAHKFGTHDVVVLKPNKADLGSPALGQGVVYRLKDSSITVAFDDIPEDGLNGSLRLEKVANEVTYRRMKDALIQLSKGVQKGPASDLIPVLFGERQPTVTKKNVTFTLFNSNLDHSQKDAISKALSSKNVFLLHGPPGTGKTTTVVEIILQEVKRGSKILACAASNIAVDNIVERLVPHRVKLVRLGHPARLLPQVLESALDAQVLRGDNSALASDIRKEMKALNGKLLKTKDKSTRREIQKELRTLSKEERKRQQLAVKDVIKNADVVLTTLTGALSHKLDNTSFDLVIIDEAAQALEIACWIALLKGSRCILAGDHLQLPPTIQSVEAERKGLGRTLFERLADMYGDEVVSMLTVQYRMHELIMNWSSKELYSSKVKAHPCVAAHMLFDLEGVKRTTSTEPTLLLIDIAGCDMEEKKDEEDSTLNEGEAEVAMAHAKRLVQSGVQASDIGIITPYAAQVVLLKMLRSNEDKLREVEISTVDGFQGREKEAIIISMVRSNSKKEVGFLSDHRRMNVAVTRARRQCCLVCDTETVSSDGFLKRLIEYFEEHAEYLSASEYQNE
- the LOC126692996 gene encoding uncharacterized protein LOC126692996 isoform X2; this translates as MGKTLLEFQSTKGDVLPAHKFGTHDVVVLKPNKADLGSPALGQGVVYRLKDSSITVAFDDIPEDGLNGSLRLEKVANEVTYRRMKDALIQLSKGVQKGPASDLIPVLFGERQPTVTKKNVTFTLFNSNLDHSQKDAISKALSSKNVFLLHGPPGTGKTTTVVEIILQEVKRGSKILACAASNIAVDNIVERLVPHRVKLVRLGHPARLLPQVLESALDAQVLRGDNSALASDIRKEMKALNGKLLKTKDKSTRREIQKELRTLSKEERKRQQLAVKDVIKNADVVLTTLTGALSHKLDNTSFDLVIIDEAAQALEIACWIALLKGSRCILAGDHLQLPPTIQSVEAERKGLGRTLFERLADMYGDEVVSMLTVQYRMHELIMNWSSKELYSSKVKAHPCVAAHMLFDLEGVKRTTSTEPTLLLIDIAGCDMEEKKDEEDSTLNEGEAEVAMAHAKRLVQSGVQASDIGIITPYAAQVVLLKMLRSNEDKLREVEISTVDGFQGREKEAIIISMVRSNSKKEVGFLSDHRRMNVAVTRARRQCCLVCDTETVSSDGFLKRLIEYFEEHAEYLSASEYQNE